From the genome of Pueribacillus theae, one region includes:
- a CDS encoding enoyl-CoA hydratase/isomerase family protein gives MTANNLVSYERAEHIAKITLQRPEKLNAFNRKLVKDLHHAWVQFEQDDEARVAIITGEGKHFSAGLDINDFTPVSPAIPGTGAEVTKPIIAALNGYCIGIGLVVAFMSDIRICTEDAQFIYPEAKIGYTGGVGSLLANVIPQGIALEMLLVGEGISAKRAYEVGLVNHIVPKEQLMDEALNMARKIANNAPLVVQALKKFARDTSLMEKAGIGNRIIGQLTESKDRSEGFAAFSEKRSPHFTGK, from the coding sequence ATGACAGCCAACAACCTAGTAAGCTATGAAAGAGCGGAGCATATTGCCAAGATTACGTTGCAGCGCCCAGAGAAGTTGAATGCATTCAACCGAAAATTAGTTAAGGATCTTCATCATGCATGGGTTCAATTCGAACAGGATGATGAAGCAAGGGTTGCGATTATAACAGGTGAAGGGAAACACTTTAGCGCGGGGCTTGACATTAATGACTTTACCCCGGTATCGCCTGCTATACCTGGAACTGGTGCGGAGGTTACAAAACCTATCATCGCGGCGCTAAATGGCTATTGCATTGGAATTGGGCTAGTCGTTGCTTTTATGTCGGATATCCGAATTTGTACAGAGGATGCCCAATTTATCTACCCTGAAGCTAAAATTGGCTATACAGGGGGCGTTGGTTCGCTTCTTGCCAATGTCATTCCGCAAGGAATTGCTTTGGAGATGCTGTTGGTTGGCGAAGGAATTTCAGCAAAACGGGCTTACGAAGTTGGACTTGTCAACCATATTGTTCCAAAAGAGCAACTAATGGATGAAGCGTTGAATATGGCTCGGAAAATCGCAAACAATGCCCCGTTAGTCGTTCAAGCGCTGAAAAAATTTGCCAGAGATACAAGCTTAATGGAGAAGGCAGGGATTGGAAACAGAATCATTGGCCAGCTTACTGAAAGCAAAGACAGGTCGGAAGGATTTGCTGCTTTTTCAGAAAAGAGATCGCCTCATTTTACAGGAAAATAG
- a CDS encoding TAXI family TRAP transporter solute-binding subunit encodes MKKKLWLLLIMSSLFALLVACSGSGETTGQTEDEAEAGESQNNEGQNESSEATSEVNLPDKLVMTTYDVGSSGYTQLTAISDAVAKKYGTQIRMIPSASGIGRLQPLKDGTAHLGGRVGDEAYFAFEGIEEFAVPQWGPQDIQYIYPILNHYGALVMEDSEYKTLADLKGKKIPHIIGNPSVNIKNEALLASVGLSLDDVEVVEVSSYAEQPTMMAQGQIDVSFIVPSAATVSEADELHGVRWLDLAHLKNDEDLQKLKDIYPFATAEDWDLGGALTPGEPVTFLGYTTYAPAVYGDADPDMVYSWLKAMDETYDVFKDASADMIVWHYEKAVPEPLGVPIHEGGVRFFKEKGMWNEEFDKKNDELHERREKLKEAWGTVTEEASEKGLSEAEFTEYWLERKAELVDGK; translated from the coding sequence ATGAAAAAGAAATTATGGCTTTTACTTATCATGTCAAGTTTATTTGCACTCCTTGTTGCTTGCAGTGGTTCAGGGGAGACAACAGGCCAAACGGAAGATGAAGCAGAAGCCGGTGAGTCACAGAATAATGAAGGGCAAAACGAATCAAGTGAAGCGACCAGTGAAGTAAATTTGCCGGATAAGCTAGTAATGACAACCTATGATGTCGGTTCATCCGGCTATACCCAATTAACTGCTATTTCAGATGCTGTAGCTAAAAAATACGGGACACAAATTCGAATGATTCCTTCGGCTTCAGGAATTGGCCGCTTGCAGCCGTTAAAAGATGGAACGGCGCATCTTGGAGGCCGTGTCGGTGATGAAGCATATTTCGCATTCGAAGGGATTGAAGAATTCGCCGTGCCGCAGTGGGGACCCCAGGATATTCAATATATTTATCCAATTCTAAACCATTACGGTGCACTCGTTATGGAGGATTCAGAGTATAAAACACTTGCCGATTTAAAGGGTAAGAAAATCCCGCATATTATCGGTAACCCGTCGGTTAATATTAAAAATGAGGCATTGCTTGCTTCTGTCGGTTTATCGCTTGATGATGTTGAAGTTGTTGAAGTATCATCTTATGCCGAACAGCCGACAATGATGGCGCAGGGGCAGATTGATGTATCCTTTATCGTTCCATCTGCTGCAACGGTAAGCGAAGCTGATGAATTGCATGGCGTTCGCTGGTTGGATTTAGCTCATTTGAAAAATGATGAAGACTTGCAAAAGCTAAAGGATATTTACCCATTTGCAACAGCTGAAGATTGGGATCTTGGCGGGGCACTGACGCCAGGGGAGCCTGTAACCTTCCTTGGCTATACGACCTATGCGCCTGCTGTTTATGGGGATGCTGATCCGGATATGGTGTACAGTTGGCTGAAGGCGATGGATGAAACGTATGACGTATTTAAGGATGCTTCTGCTGATATGATTGTATGGCATTATGAAAAAGCAGTTCCAGAGCCTTTAGGTGTCCCGATCCATGAAGGCGGTGTCAGGTTCTTCAAGGAAAAGGGAATGTGGAATGAAGAATTTGATAAGAAAAACGATGAACTGCATGAACGCCGGGAGAAGCTTAAAGAAGCTTGGGGGACAGTAACGGAAGAGGCAAGTGAAAAAGGATTGAGTGAAGCAGAATTCACAGAATACTGGCTTGAAAGAAAAGCAGAATTGGTAGATGGAAAGTAA
- a CDS encoding alpha/beta fold hydrolase, producing MEKAIRPTFLFIHGAGGSFTKWRGQKGLEHSAKFVDLPGHGENREGLKSTIEEYADWVAERIDEDVIVVGHSMGGLIGIELASNHDKVKGLVLAGSHYRLPVNPMVLDELAKGSFPEKFFYASYSRQTPKELIDEEREELKINPVSVRKNDLEACDQYIKGEEAVQSLKKPILAVYGTEDRLIPKDAEEKLTSLNPKIQTVVIPDAGHYVMLEQPEKFNQAIITFRDSFQ from the coding sequence TTGGAAAAGGCGATCAGACCTACGTTTTTATTTATTCATGGAGCCGGTGGCTCTTTCACCAAGTGGCGTGGACAGAAAGGACTTGAACATTCAGCAAAATTTGTAGACTTGCCTGGCCACGGGGAAAACAGAGAAGGTTTAAAATCGACTATTGAAGAGTATGCCGATTGGGTGGCCGAGAGAATTGATGAAGATGTCATTGTTGTCGGCCATTCCATGGGAGGGCTTATCGGAATTGAATTGGCCTCCAACCATGATAAAGTGAAGGGCTTAGTTCTTGCCGGAAGCCATTATCGCTTGCCGGTTAATCCCATGGTGCTGGATGAATTGGCTAAAGGTTCCTTTCCGGAAAAATTCTTCTATGCTTCGTATTCAAGGCAAACGCCCAAAGAGCTGATTGATGAAGAAAGAGAAGAACTCAAAATTAATCCTGTCAGTGTACGAAAAAATGATCTCGAAGCGTGCGATCAGTACATAAAAGGAGAAGAAGCTGTGCAATCATTAAAGAAACCAATCCTGGCTGTATATGGTACAGAAGATCGGCTTATCCCAAAAGACGCAGAGGAAAAGCTCACATCACTTAATCCAAAAATTCAAACTGTCGTTATTCCTGATGCAGGACACTATGTCATGTTGGAACAGCCTGAAAAATTCAATCAAGCGATTATAACATTCAGGGATTCCTTCCAGTAA
- a CDS encoding CaiB/BaiF CoA transferase family protein, translated as MGTSEMLDSGFGPLNGLKVLDIGTLIAGPFGAGLLADFGATVIKVELPGVGDSIRSYGKATPSGSSLAWSDGARNKHTITLDMRQEDGQKLIKRLVEWADILIENFSPGTLEKWNLGYEHLSEINPRLIMVRVSGFGQTGPYKNKPGLDRIALGFSGLNYITGQPDHIPVKMGISVADYMTATFNALSALMAVYHRDVVGSGKGQVIDLALYEAPFRVTEDIVPIYGLYGEVRERIGNGHLSLAPAETFEAEDGRYVIIHAGLDNAFRRLAKAMGQAHLTEDPRFSTARERAKHSKKINGIVAEWVRSLPGEEVLLILEKASVPATFVNNIEDIFNDPHIAARENIIKVEDPELGEIHVPGVVPKFSRTPGKVAWAGKKLGQDNDKVFLELLELDKAEYERLKEQKII; from the coding sequence GTGGGGACAAGTGAAATGCTGGATTCCGGTTTTGGTCCTTTAAATGGTTTGAAAGTATTGGATATCGGAACTTTGATTGCTGGGCCATTTGGAGCGGGATTGCTTGCAGACTTTGGTGCGACTGTGATTAAAGTTGAATTACCGGGCGTTGGCGATTCTATTCGTTCATACGGAAAGGCTACCCCAAGCGGGAGTTCGCTTGCCTGGTCGGACGGAGCAAGAAACAAACATACAATCACGCTCGATATGCGCCAAGAGGACGGGCAGAAATTAATCAAAAGACTTGTGGAATGGGCGGATATTTTGATTGAGAATTTTTCCCCGGGAACACTGGAAAAGTGGAATCTTGGCTATGAACATTTATCAGAAATTAATCCACGGCTAATCATGGTCCGGGTGTCAGGTTTTGGCCAAACGGGCCCCTATAAAAATAAGCCGGGGCTGGACCGCATTGCGCTTGGATTCAGCGGATTAAATTATATAACAGGACAGCCTGATCATATTCCTGTAAAAATGGGCATTTCCGTAGCTGATTATATGACAGCGACATTTAATGCCTTATCGGCATTAATGGCTGTCTACCACCGTGATGTAGTTGGCTCAGGCAAGGGTCAAGTGATTGATCTTGCACTATATGAAGCTCCTTTTCGTGTGACGGAAGATATCGTTCCGATTTATGGATTGTACGGAGAAGTTCGTGAACGGATTGGAAATGGCCATCTCTCGCTTGCGCCTGCTGAAACATTTGAAGCGGAGGATGGAAGGTATGTCATTATTCATGCAGGTTTAGACAATGCGTTCAGGCGACTGGCAAAAGCAATGGGCCAGGCACATTTGACTGAGGATCCGCGTTTTAGTACAGCTCGAGAACGGGCAAAACATTCAAAAAAAATAAATGGCATTGTTGCGGAATGGGTGAGGAGCCTTCCGGGTGAAGAAGTTCTTTTAATTCTTGAAAAGGCAAGTGTACCGGCTACATTTGTTAATAACATTGAAGATATTTTTAATGATCCTCATATCGCTGCCCGAGAAAATATTATAAAAGTTGAAGATCCTGAATTAGGGGAAATTCACGTGCCAGGGGTTGTACCGAAATTTTCTCGTACACCCGGAAAAGTAGCTTGGGCCGGCAAAAAGTTAGGGCAGGATAATGACAAAGTTTTTCTTGAGCTTCTTGAGCTAGATAAAGCAGAGTACGAACGGCTGAAAGAACAAAAAATTATTTAA